In Cicer arietinum cultivar CDC Frontier isolate Library 1 chromosome 7, Cicar.CDCFrontier_v2.0, whole genome shotgun sequence, a single window of DNA contains:
- the LOC101491842 gene encoding TMV resistance protein N-like, which translates to MSVQSSFTYDVYLSFRGEDTRFGFTSNLFAALKQRSIHTFTDDALLLKEENISQSLFRAIEESRIFIIIFSPNYASSKWCLEELTTILEYYEEGKKKNWGKVLPIFYDVDPSDVRNGRGSYGEALDKHEEMFKDDLEKVDKWRFALRNAANFSGFHFQRRDGNEYKFIESIVKEVFRMISRVSSLHVAGYPVGLESRVDKVNSLLNLGSDDLVQMVGIWGIGGIGKTTIARAVCNSISHLFEGLCFLNDVRQNSMKYGLVHLQETVLSEICGDVNKIKSVNQGIPIIKQKLHRKKVLLVLDDVDNLKQLQVIAGASDWFGPGSRIIVTTRDKHFLVSHAIERIYEADALSEKESLDLLSWNAFKTDKVDPCFVDILKRALTFASGLPLALQVVGSYLFGRSINQWISALDHYERVPDKHIQTVLKISYDSLEEEEKSVFLDIACFFNGHKLEDVKDILLARYGVSAKYSIEELIEKSLIKIDDGLVTLHNLIQDMGREIVRQESPYEPGKRSRLWLPKDVVCVLEKNSGSSTIESLFLDFPKDEVNSHGPKGKEVYWDGQALKRMQNLKILVIKSGCFNKGPTHLPNSLKVLKWRGYPSASLPNDFHPKKLAILELPASCVVVTEPIQTFRSLKYMNLNYCELITHIPDVSGLPNLETLSFRDCVNLSEIHVSVGFLDKLKILDAGHCKKLMAFPPIRLISLEQFYISHCSTLESFPEILGKMENLTELRIIGSPIQELPFSIQNLNRLRKLELQICGTVQLPSSIAMFSQLGLMCVSRCEGLWLTKQDIGEEWDTKSSKTERLILSYCNISDDFLPIGLTLFANVKDLDLSGNHFTILHACIKECHFLRNLKLNDCVLIREITVMPCKLETLSAKRCKSLKYMDLTGECHSLRELTLDDCIYLREIKGVLSNLDHFSAKNCTLLTSQCASMLVNQEMIEAGNKMFSLPGSNIPDWFAHRTSGESISFWFRNKFPAISLCLVIGQEDELPISVKFSPKVLINGNELSGGNQKVYKFRIATDHILLFDARMLSFEDNGDTELSDYEWNHVVVSYEDLITDNGVPIRVVAKYSGIHVFKQTSGLEDIQFTNPRKTFINANLGPNSMAEPPQRETSESLSNNEVYATLKENDPPVIHGCSVDEDADLDAVSCEEESSSNTEGSDSDDPFDLINRKLCVSWKKIISSGSSSGDANLRSISEAINALELLMVKDLSEVSSDPAAHSKLHQLLDLLGASSHPKVTVEMKEAIVEFKRKAFLLFQQFQSTVESVKTLKDFEKHLTRIKQETVEGKSRRKDLKNSIKRVSLGIKAENSSKKELESEIAVLRKQLATKERDLEQFVVNLKNQEETLSTYSTSYASLNEQAQSLLKQADDLLAVSSGIKDEGEAAEVEQSRLRWTWSIDLTGQLNQMKKNILGF; encoded by the exons ATGAGTGTGCAATCTAGCTTCACCTACGATGTGTATCTGAGCTTCAGAGGTGAAGATACACGATTCGGTTTTACTTCAAATCTCTTCGCTGCTCTTAAACAAAGAAGTATCCATACATTTACTGACGATGCGCTGCTTCTTAAAGAAGAGAATATATCTCAATCACTTTTTAGGGCAATCGAAGAGTCTAGGATCTTCATCATTATATTCTCCCCCAACTATGCCTCTTCTAAGTGGTGTTTGGAAGAACTAACCACGATCCTAGAGTACTATGAAGAGGGGAAGAAGAAAAATTGGGGAAAAGTTTTACCAATTTTCTATGACGTTGATCCTTCTGATGTGCGAAACGGGAGAGGAAGTTATGGAGAAGCACTGGATAAACATGAAGAGATGTTCAAGGATGACCTTGAGAAGGTCGACAAATGGAGGTTTGCTCTGCGCAATGCGGCTAACTTCTCCGGCTTCCATTTCCA GAGGAGAGATGGAAACGAATATAAATTTATCGAGAGTATTGTAAAGGAAGTCTTTCGCATGATTTCTCGCGTTTCTTCTTTACATGTTGCTGGTTACCCTGTTGGATTGGAGTCTCGAGTGGATAAAGTAAACTCACTTCTGAATCTTGGGTCTGATGATTTAGTTCAAATGGTAGGGATATGGGGAATTGGTGGAATAGGGAAGACCACAATTGCTCGAGCCGTATGTAATTCAATCAGTCACTTGTTTGAAGGTTTATGTTTTCTCAATGATGTGAGACAGAATTCAATGAAGTATGGCTTGGTACATCTCCAAGAGACTGTTCTTTCTGAGATATGTGGagatgtaaataaaataaagagtgTCAACCAAGGAATTCCAATAATAAAGCAGAAACTCCACCGGAAAAAGGTTCTTTTAGTTCTTGACGACGTTGACAATTTGAAGCAACTCCAGGTTATTGCAGGAGCATCTGATTGGTTTGGTCCTGGAAGCAGAATCATCGTTACAACTCGGGACAAGCATTTTCTAGTAAGTCATGCGATTGAAAGAATATATGAAGCAGACGCATTAAGTGAAAAAGAATCTCTTGATTTGCTTAGTTGGAATGCTTTTAAAACCGACAAAGTTGATCCATGTTTTGTAGACATTTTAAAACGTGCATTGACTTTTGCTTCTGGGCTTCCATTGGCTTTGCAAGTAGTAGGCTCCTACTTGTTTGGCAGAAGTATAAATCAGTGGATAAGTGCATTGGATCATTATGAAAGAGTTCCCGATAAACATATCCAAACAGTACTCAAGATAAGCTACGATTCcttagaggaagaagagaagagTGTTTTTCTTGATATTGCTTGTTTCTTCAATGGACATAAGTTAGAAGACGTCAAAGATATACTTTTGGCTCGTTATGGTGTATCTGCAAAATATAGTATTGAAGAATTGATTGAAAAATCTCTCATAAAGATCGATGATGGTCTTGTGACATTACATAACTTGATTCAAGACATGGGTAGAGAAATTGTCCGACAGGAATCACCATATGAGCCTGGCAAACGCAGTAGGTTATGGCTTCCTAAAGATGTAGTTTGCGTTTTAGAAAAAAACTCG GGTTCTAGTACAATTGAAAGCTTATTTTTGGATTTCCCCAAAGATGAAGTGAATTCACATGGACCCAAAGGTAAAGAAGTATATTGGGATGGACAAGCTTTAAAGAGGATGCAAAACCTCAAAATACTTGTTATTAAAAGTGGTTGTTTTAACAAAGGCCCCACACATCTTCCCAATAGTTTAAAAGTGTTGAAATGGCGAGGGTATCCTTCAGCGTCATTACCAAATGATTTTCATCCGAAGAAGCTTGCCATACTCGAGTTACCTGCAAGTTGCGTAGTGGTAACTGAACCAATTCAG ACGTTTAGAAGCCTgaaatatatgaatttaaacTACTGTGAACTGATAACTCATATACCTGATGTATCTGGCCTCCCAAATTTAGAAACATTGTCATTTAGAGATTGTGTGAATTTATCTGAAATTCATGTGTCAGTTGGATTTCTGGATAAACTTAAAATCTTGGATGCTGGTCATTGCAAGAAACTTATGGCTTTTCCACCCATCAGATTGATCTCTCTTGAACAATTCTATATTTCACATTGCTCAACTCTAGAAAGTTTCCCAGAAATATTGGGGAAGATGGAAAATTTAACAGAGCTTCGAATCATCGGAAGTCCTATACAAGAATTGCCATTTTCAATTCAAAACCTAAATCGGCTTCGAAAATTAGAACTACAAATCTGTGGAACGGTTCAGTTGCCAAGTAGCATTGCCATGTTTTCACAACTTGGTTTGATGTGTGTTTCGAGATGCGAAGGGTTATGGTTAACAAAACAGGACATAGGTGAAGAATGGGATACCAAGTCTTCAAAGACAGAACGTCTTATTCTGTCGTACTGCAATATATCAGATGACTTCCTTCCAATAGGTCTTACTTTGTTTGCCAATGTAAAGGATTTGGACCTGTCGGGGAATCATTTCACTATTCTTCACGCGTGCATTAAGGAATGTCACTTTCTGAGGAACCTTAAGCTGAATGATTGCGTGCTTATACGAGAAATTACAGTGATGCCATGTAAATTAGAAACACTTTCTGCAAAACGATGCAAATCCTTGAAATACATGGATCTTACAGGAGAATGTCACTCTTTGAGAGAACTTACTCTGGATGATTGTATTTATCTTCGAGAAATTAAAGGGGTTCTGTCAAACTTGGATCATTTCTCTGCAAAAAACTGCACATTATTGACTTCCCAATGTGCAAGCATGTTAGTGAATCAG GAAATGATCGAAGCTGGAAACAAGATGTTTTCTTTGCCAGGATCAAATATTCCGGATTGGTTTGCGCACCGTACAAGTGGAGAGTCAATATCTTTCTGGTTTCGTAACAAATTCCCTGCAATTTCTCTGTGTCTTGTTATTGGACAGGAAGATGAGCTACCTATCTCAGTCAAGTTTAGTCCAAAAGTGCTCATCAATGGCAATGAACTGTCCGGTGGCAATCAGAAAGTCTACAAGTTCAGGATAGCTACGGATCATATACTTTTGTTTGATGCACGGATGCTAAGTTTTGAAGATAATGGAGATACAGAATTGTCAGACTATGAGTGGAACCATGTGGTGGTTTCATATGAGGATCTTATTACTGACAACGGGGTTCCAATCAGAGTGGTTGCCAAATATAGCGGAATCCATGTATTTAAACAAACGAGTGGACTGGAGGATATCCAATTCACCAATCCCCGGAAAACATTTATAAATGCGAATTTGGGTCCCAATTCAATGGCAGAGCCACCTCAAAGAGAAACTTCAGAGAGTCTTTCAAATAATGAAGTTTATGCtactttaaaagaaaatgaccCTCCTGTCATTCACGGATGTAGTGTCGACGAGGATGCCGATCTGGATGCAGTATCCTGTGAGGAAGAGTCTTCTTCCAACACTGAAGGTTCTGATTCAGATGATCCCTTCGACTTGATTAATAGAAAACTCTGTGTTAGTTGGAAGAAAATCATATCCTCAGGATCAAGTTCTGGAGATGCAAATCTAAGATCCATTAGCGAGGCTATTAATGCCTTGGAGTTGTTAATGGTGAAGGACTTATCAGAAGTCTCTTCTGATCCCGCAGCGCATTCCAAACTTCATCAGCTCTTGGATCTATTGGGTGCAAGTAGCCACCCCAAGGTGACTGTAGAGATGAAGGAGGCTATTGTGGAGTTCAAGAGAAAGGCCTTTTTATTATTCCAACAATTCCAATCCACTGTTGAGTCTGTCAAAACACTGAAGGATTTTGAGAAGCATCTGACCAGAATTAAGCAAGAGACTGTGGAAGGCAAGAGTCGAAGAAAGGACCTAAAAAACTCAATAAAAAGGGTTTCTTTGGGCATCAAAGCCGAAAATAGTAGTAAAAAGGAGCTAGAGTCAGAAATTGCAGTTTTAAGAAAACAACTAGCTACCAAAGAAAGGGACCTTGAACAATTTGTGGTGAATCTCAAGAATCAGGAGGAAACACTCTCGACCTATTCAACAAGTTATGCTTCTCTCAACGAGCAAGCTCAATCACTATTAAAACAAGCTGATGATCTACTTGCTGTAAGCAGTGGGATAAAGGATGAGGGTGAAGCAGCTGAAGTAGAGCAGAGTAGGCTCAGGTGGACTTGGTCTATTGATCTTACTGGCCAGCTTAATCAGATGAAAAAAAACATTCTTGGCTTCTAA